In one Tachysurus fulvidraco isolate hzauxx_2018 chromosome 16, HZAU_PFXX_2.0, whole genome shotgun sequence genomic region, the following are encoded:
- the henmt1 gene encoding small RNA 2'-O-methyltransferase isoform X3, whose amino-acid sequence MAEYLQPSSRPLTIKLYEGSITETEPCTKGFDLITCIEVMEHLQLWEVERFSEVLFEYMEPHTVIISMPNAEFNPLLPGLTGFRHKDHKYEWTRAQFQAWAEGVCRKYGYSVEFTGVGEAPGETRNVGFCSQIAIFQREFGDLHRQRNNPEQEPTVYKLLYRMVYPSLSDNNILQKTLVSEVLYKAEQLKKEWLEGQEGELCDFTFCEQMLPSEAVRQAMEVEEVYMQGSWVCVPLLCVWASSTVQALCSSFQELRAILLVDLQVQLDADRDVIMLPVAYEEEDEEDVEQLDEGEKVECMSRSVNDNVEEDWESEL is encoded by the exons ATGGCTGAATACTTACAGCCCAGTTCCAGACCACTTACAATCAAACTTTATGAAGGCTCCATCACTGAAACAGAGCCGTGCACCAAGGGCTTTGATCTCATCACCTGCATTGAAGT TATGGAGCATCTTCAGCTTTGGGAAGTGGAGAGGTTTTCAGAGGTTTTGTTTGAATACATGGAGCCACATACTGTGATAATAAGCATGCCGAATGCAGAATTCAACCCTTTATTACCAGGACTAACAGGCTTCAGACACAAAGACCACAAATATGAGTGGACCAGAGCACAGTTTCAAGCTTG GGCTGAAGGAGTTTGCAGGAAATATGGCTACTCGGTAGAGTTCACAGGAGTAGGAGAGGCTCCTGGTGAGACAAGAAATGTCGGATTCTGCTCCCAGATTGCAATTTTCCAAAGAGAATTTGGTGATTTACATAGACAAAGGAACAACCCAGAGCAGGagcctacagtatataaactg CTTTATAGAATGGTTTACCCAAGCCTCAGTGACAACAATATCTTACAGAAGACTCTAGTTAGTGAAGTCCTCTACAAAGCAGAGCAGCTGAAGAAGGAATGGCTGGAGGGTCAGGAAGGTGAGCTGTGTGATTTCACCTTCTGTGAACAAATGCTACCATCTGAAGCAGTAAGGCAGGCAATGGAGGTAGAGGAGGTGTACATGCAAGGGAGCTGGGTGTGTGTGCCACTTTTATGTGTGTGGGCCAGTTCCACAGTGCAAGCACTGTGCAGCAGCTTTCAGGAACTTCGAGCCATACTGCTGGTGGACCTACAAGTGCAGCTAGATGCAGACAGAGATGTTATAATGCTACCTGTTGCTTATgaagaggaggacgaggaggatgTAGAGCAATTGGATGAGGGTGAGAAGGTAGAATGTATGTCAAGGTCGGTGAATGATAATGTAGAGGAAGACTGGGAAAGTGAACTATAA